From Pandoraea norimbergensis, the proteins below share one genomic window:
- a CDS encoding ABC transporter ATP-binding protein gives MTTLLDVEHLTLDLPPNADRRHALHDVSFSLGQGEILCMVGESGSGKSMTASALLGLLPSGVQASAGRIAWHGEGNLLTLPEAERRRWRGSRIGMIFQEPMTALNPLRTIGDQIAEVYRTHTRLPGSTIRARMLDWLDAVQIPSPSEAAKRYPHELSGGQRQRAMIAMALALEPELLIADEPTTALDVTTQAQILALIRDLQQRKGTGVLFITHDFGVVAEIADRVAVMRHGKIVEQGTVDAVLTRPSHEYTRALIAAVPALPSFEPSSARAGHTPHTPDVTPPVLRIEKVQKSYGKHGWLGKKHLHTAALRDVNLQVGSGQTLGIVGESGSGKSTLARTILRLVTPDAGRILYRDADLAPESLDAASRVKGLDIQMVFQDPFSSLNPRRRVGDIVTQGPMARGESHQQAHDHARELFELVGLSADALDRFPHEFSGGQRQRIGLARALAMRPKVLVADEPVSALDVSVQAQVLRLLARLRSELGLSMVFITHDLRVAAQLCDHIAVMKSGNVVEYGDTSAIFGAPSHPYTRSLLDAIPGRGWRDAPSLSAA, from the coding sequence ATGACCACTCTGCTCGACGTCGAACATCTCACCCTCGATCTGCCGCCCAATGCGGATCGCCGTCATGCACTGCACGACGTGTCGTTCTCACTCGGGCAAGGCGAAATCCTGTGCATGGTGGGCGAAAGCGGCTCGGGCAAGTCGATGACCGCCAGTGCGCTGCTGGGTCTGCTGCCCTCGGGCGTGCAAGCCAGCGCCGGACGTATTGCGTGGCATGGTGAAGGTAATCTGCTCACGTTGCCCGAAGCCGAGCGCCGCCGGTGGCGAGGCTCGCGCATCGGCATGATCTTTCAGGAGCCGATGACCGCGCTTAACCCGCTTCGCACCATCGGCGATCAAATCGCCGAGGTCTACCGCACGCACACGCGGCTGCCCGGCAGTACCATCCGGGCGCGCATGCTCGACTGGCTCGATGCGGTGCAGATTCCGTCGCCCTCCGAAGCCGCGAAGCGATACCCGCACGAACTCTCCGGCGGGCAGCGGCAGCGCGCGATGATTGCGATGGCGCTCGCACTGGAACCCGAGTTGTTGATTGCGGACGAGCCGACCACCGCGCTCGACGTGACCACGCAGGCGCAAATTCTCGCGCTCATTCGCGATCTTCAGCAACGCAAGGGCACCGGCGTGCTTTTCATCACGCACGACTTTGGCGTCGTTGCGGAGATTGCCGATCGGGTCGCGGTGATGCGCCACGGCAAGATCGTCGAGCAGGGGACGGTCGATGCGGTGCTCACACGGCCATCGCACGAGTACACGCGTGCATTGATTGCGGCGGTACCGGCGTTGCCTTCGTTCGAGCCGTCATCGGCACGTGCGGGCCACACACCTCACACGCCGGACGTCACGCCACCGGTGCTGCGTATCGAGAAAGTCCAGAAGTCCTACGGCAAACACGGTTGGCTCGGCAAGAAGCATCTGCACACCGCCGCCTTGCGAGATGTGAATCTGCAAGTGGGCAGCGGTCAGACGCTGGGCATTGTCGGTGAAAGCGGCTCGGGCAAGTCGACCCTCGCGCGAACGATCCTTCGATTGGTGACGCCCGATGCGGGGCGCATTCTCTATCGCGACGCAGACCTCGCACCGGAATCCCTCGATGCGGCATCACGCGTGAAGGGACTCGATATCCAGATGGTGTTTCAGGACCCGTTCAGTTCGCTCAACCCACGCCGTCGCGTTGGCGATATCGTCACGCAAGGGCCGATGGCGCGTGGCGAATCTCATCAGCAGGCGCATGACCACGCGCGTGAGTTGTTCGAACTTGTGGGGTTATCTGCCGACGCGCTCGATCGCTTTCCGCATGAGTTTTCAGGAGGGCAGCGCCAACGCATCGGTCTGGCACGCGCACTGGCCATGCGCCCCAAGGTGCTGGTGGCCGATGAGCCCGTTTCCGCGCTCGACGTCTCCGTGCAAGCGCAAGTACTGCGCTTGCTCGCACGGCTCAGATCGGAGCTTGGCTTGTCGATGGTGTTCATCACGCACGATTTGCGCGTGGCCGCCCAACTGTGCGATCACATCGCGGTCATGAAGTCGGGGAACGTGGTGGAGTATGGCGATACGTCGGCGATCTTCGGCGCCCCGTCGCATCCGTACACGCGCTCGCTGCTCGACGCCATTCCGGGTCGCGGCTGGCGCGACGCGCCATCGCTGTCCGCAGCCTGA
- a CDS encoding SDR family oxidoreductase, giving the protein MTLAPSTDPIRLDGKVALVTGASRGIGRAIAKALAARGATVAVHYNAAKHDADDLVATLIASGATAFAVNADLSAADGASTLIERFISALTERDLAPRFDILVNNAGVGLRARIDAVTPEDFDRVLQVNLKSPFFLTQQALGALRDGGRIVNVSSIGTRAAYPEMSVYAPAKAGLEAFTLLLAAELGARGITVNAVLPGATATDLNRRASDPVASQEIARTVALGRVGEPRDIADIVAFLASDAGRWITGQCIDASGGQRL; this is encoded by the coding sequence ATGACGCTCGCCCCCTCGACAGACCCCATTCGTCTCGACGGCAAAGTCGCGCTGGTTACAGGCGCGAGCCGTGGCATTGGCCGCGCCATCGCCAAGGCACTGGCGGCACGCGGCGCCACGGTCGCCGTGCATTACAACGCCGCGAAGCACGATGCCGACGATCTCGTTGCAACGCTCATCGCCAGTGGCGCGACCGCCTTCGCGGTGAACGCGGATCTGTCCGCAGCGGATGGCGCGAGCACGCTTATCGAGCGCTTCATTTCCGCACTGACTGAACGCGATCTCGCGCCGCGGTTCGACATTCTCGTGAACAACGCTGGCGTGGGCTTACGCGCGCGCATCGACGCCGTGACGCCGGAAGACTTCGACCGCGTGTTGCAAGTCAATCTGAAATCGCCGTTCTTCCTCACGCAACAGGCACTGGGCGCGCTGCGCGACGGCGGGCGGATCGTGAACGTGTCGTCCATCGGCACGCGCGCGGCCTATCCCGAGATGAGCGTTTATGCCCCGGCCAAGGCAGGACTGGAAGCCTTCACGCTCCTGCTCGCTGCGGAACTGGGCGCACGCGGCATCACGGTCAACGCCGTGTTGCCCGGTGCCACCGCCACCGATCTGAACCGGCGCGCGAGCGACCCGGTCGCGAGTCAGGAGATCGCCCGCACGGTCGCCCTCGGCAGGGTTGGCGAGCCTCGCGACATTGCGGACATCGTGGCATTTCTCGCCAGCGACGCCGGGCGCTGGATCACCGGCCAATGTATCGACGCGAGCGGTGGCCAGCGCCTCTGA
- a CDS encoding class I adenylate-forming enzyme family protein, producing the protein MTHRWHNLGDLVDRTLPLDTPAIVDLRDAARPVTYTHADIHRLAGGVAATLRARRLPAGAHVAIASLNRAEFLIAYFGIMRAGYIAVPINIKQSREILDYVIDDADIALAFVDGARRDALAARVPVIDFDDAGPEGFAAQVQPADFPSVQPQDDDVAQMLYTSGSTGKPKGVPLTHAGQLWALAVNYAKPKDPAAERYLLAQPLFHMNGLFMAKRAFSVNGTIVILPSFDVPSYVDALERYRITVLTAVPTMFARLIKDPQTLAGRDFPALARVMLGSAPMSVALLDRIQAAFPKTHIHHGYGTTEAGPSIFGQHPEGIPLPPLALGYPISPDAVKLVDGPDASQGVLCMRNPAVMRGYHRLPEKSAQVLDDGWYYSGDVMRRDANGFFYFVGRADDMFVCAGENIYPVEVEKLLEAHPEVRQASVVPLPDEERAAVPVAFVVRQPGSTLTVEALKQHALANGPAYQHPRRVAFVTELPWAGTNKVDRHALLQQARALESQGGWNDSRQNATQTSGALTS; encoded by the coding sequence ATGACTCACCGCTGGCATAACCTCGGCGACCTCGTCGACCGAACCCTTCCTCTGGACACGCCCGCTATCGTGGATCTACGCGATGCGGCCCGCCCGGTCACGTACACGCACGCCGATATTCACCGGCTGGCGGGTGGCGTCGCCGCCACGTTGCGGGCACGCCGCCTGCCCGCTGGTGCCCACGTCGCCATCGCATCGCTTAACCGCGCGGAGTTCTTGATCGCCTACTTCGGCATCATGCGCGCCGGGTACATTGCCGTGCCGATCAACATCAAGCAGTCACGCGAAATTCTCGACTACGTGATTGACGACGCGGACATCGCCCTCGCGTTCGTCGACGGTGCCCGCCGTGATGCGCTCGCTGCGCGCGTGCCTGTGATCGACTTCGACGATGCCGGTCCGGAAGGCTTCGCGGCGCAAGTGCAGCCGGCCGACTTCCCTTCCGTGCAACCGCAGGACGACGACGTCGCGCAAATGCTCTACACGTCCGGCTCGACCGGCAAGCCCAAGGGCGTGCCGCTCACGCACGCGGGGCAACTCTGGGCGCTGGCCGTCAACTACGCCAAGCCAAAAGATCCGGCCGCGGAGCGCTATCTGCTCGCGCAACCGCTCTTTCATATGAACGGTCTGTTCATGGCGAAACGCGCGTTCTCCGTGAACGGCACGATCGTGATTCTGCCGTCGTTCGATGTGCCGTCGTACGTCGATGCACTGGAGCGCTACCGCATCACCGTACTGACCGCCGTGCCGACGATGTTCGCGCGTCTGATCAAAGACCCGCAGACGCTGGCCGGGCGCGATTTCCCGGCGCTCGCACGCGTCATGCTCGGCTCGGCCCCCATGAGCGTGGCGCTGCTCGATCGCATTCAGGCCGCATTCCCCAAGACGCACATCCACCACGGTTATGGCACGACGGAAGCGGGGCCGAGCATCTTCGGCCAGCATCCGGAAGGCATCCCCCTGCCCCCGCTCGCGCTCGGGTATCCGATCTCGCCCGATGCCGTGAAACTCGTCGACGGCCCCGACGCCAGCCAGGGCGTGCTGTGCATGCGCAACCCGGCGGTCATGCGCGGGTATCACCGTCTGCCGGAGAAGTCGGCACAGGTGCTCGACGACGGCTGGTACTACAGCGGCGACGTGATGCGCCGCGATGCCAATGGCTTCTTCTACTTCGTCGGTCGCGCCGACGACATGTTTGTCTGCGCGGGCGAGAACATCTATCCGGTCGAGGTCGAGAAGCTGCTCGAAGCACACCCGGAGGTTCGACAGGCCAGCGTCGTGCCGTTGCCCGACGAAGAGCGCGCGGCCGTGCCCGTCGCGTTCGTCGTGCGCCAGCCGGGCAGCACGCTCACCGTCGAAGCGCTCAAGCAACATGCGCTCGCCAACGGCCCCGCCTATCAGCACCCGCGCCGTGTCGCGTTCGTCACCGAACTACCGTGGGCAGGCACCAACAAGGTCGATCGCCACGCGCTGCTGCAACAGGCGCGTGCGCTGGAATCTCAAGGCGGTTGGAACGACAGCCGTCAAAACGCTACCCAAACCTCCGGAGCTCTCACGTCATGA
- a CDS encoding ABC transporter permease, whose translation MTSSADPTLDALAPSGASGGKARAKRDHRAWQQFLRHRGAVAGAVLLALIVFVALGAGWWYPGDPLRIVASPELWPFEQWQYPLGTDALGRDIAALLAHGARATLAIGLVASLAATAIGVSIGAMAAWWGGWLDEVLMRFTELFQIVPNVVFVLTVVAILGPRIENTVIAVALVSWPPIARLTRAECLSFKSREFVQACRTVGLSPWRIALREVLPNALPPVLVMGTLVVAGAILYESVVAFLGLGDPNVASWGRQIGEGRTLIRSSWYLCAEPGIAIMLAVLALNLVGDGLNDALNPSLRKR comes from the coding sequence ATGACTTCTTCCGCCGATCCGACACTCGATGCGCTCGCCCCCTCAGGCGCCTCCGGTGGCAAAGCCCGAGCCAAGCGCGACCATCGCGCGTGGCAGCAATTCCTGCGTCATCGCGGCGCCGTGGCGGGCGCCGTGCTGCTCGCGCTCATCGTCTTCGTCGCGCTGGGGGCGGGATGGTGGTATCCGGGTGACCCGTTGCGCATTGTCGCGTCGCCGGAGCTCTGGCCGTTCGAGCAATGGCAATACCCGCTTGGCACCGACGCACTCGGACGTGACATTGCCGCCCTGCTCGCTCATGGCGCTCGCGCCACGCTGGCCATCGGGCTCGTCGCGAGTCTTGCCGCCACGGCGATTGGCGTGAGCATCGGGGCGATGGCGGCATGGTGGGGCGGCTGGCTCGACGAAGTGCTCATGCGTTTCACCGAACTGTTTCAGATCGTGCCCAACGTGGTGTTCGTGCTGACTGTCGTGGCCATTCTCGGTCCGCGCATCGAGAACACCGTGATCGCCGTGGCGCTCGTGTCGTGGCCGCCCATTGCACGGCTGACGCGCGCCGAATGCCTGTCGTTCAAATCGCGCGAGTTCGTGCAGGCCTGCCGCACGGTCGGCTTATCGCCGTGGCGCATCGCCCTGCGCGAAGTGCTGCCCAACGCGCTGCCGCCCGTACTCGTGATGGGCACGCTCGTCGTGGCCGGCGCGATTCTCTATGAGTCGGTCGTCGCGTTCCTCGGTCTGGGCGACCCGAACGTCGCGAGCTGGGGCCGCCAGATCGGCGAGGGCCGCACGCTGATTCGCTCGTCCTGGTATCTGTGCGCCGAACCCGGCATCGCGATCATGCTCGCCGTACTCGCGCTGAACCTCGTGGGCGACGGCCTGAACGACGCCCTCAACCCATCGCTGCGAAAACGCTGA
- a CDS encoding ABC transporter permease, which produces MVTRLLFRRLVQAVPLLLGVIVMNFCLIQSVPGTLLDVMTAEQQVTDPALIERLRVTYGMDKPLWEQLLHYINAVAHLDLGYSYRHNLPVFDVIMAHLPATLVLMLASLVIAVLVGVTAGVVAAVNVDTWRDTLVSAAAVVCFAAPSFWLGIMMIILFSVQLGWFPVGGMTTIGMDYGTGVIGAWHASLDVLHHLALPALTLGLFYAATYARVMRASMLEVARQDYVRTALAKGLTRRAVIVRHMVRNAMLPVVTLLGLQLGTVLGGSIVVEAVFSWPGIGGVLFDSVMSRNYPVVLGLLVLSSALVIVANIAVDLLYTRLDPRIRTQAS; this is translated from the coding sequence ATGGTGACGCGTCTGTTGTTCCGCCGTCTGGTGCAGGCGGTGCCGCTGCTGCTTGGCGTCATCGTCATGAACTTCTGCCTGATCCAGTCGGTACCCGGCACGCTGCTCGACGTGATGACGGCCGAGCAGCAGGTGACCGACCCGGCCTTGATCGAGCGCCTGCGCGTGACATACGGCATGGACAAGCCGCTGTGGGAGCAGTTGCTGCATTACATCAATGCGGTCGCGCATCTCGATCTCGGCTATTCGTACCGTCACAACCTGCCGGTGTTCGACGTGATCATGGCGCACCTGCCGGCCACGCTCGTGCTGATGCTCGCCAGCTTGGTGATTGCCGTGCTGGTCGGTGTGACGGCAGGGGTCGTCGCGGCAGTGAACGTCGACACGTGGCGCGACACGCTCGTCTCGGCCGCTGCCGTGGTGTGCTTCGCCGCGCCGAGCTTCTGGCTCGGCATCATGATGATCATTCTGTTCTCGGTGCAGCTCGGCTGGTTTCCCGTGGGCGGCATGACGACCATCGGCATGGACTACGGCACCGGTGTCATCGGTGCGTGGCATGCGTCGCTCGACGTGCTGCATCACCTCGCACTGCCCGCCCTCACGCTTGGCCTTTTCTACGCCGCCACCTATGCACGCGTCATGCGCGCGTCAATGCTTGAAGTCGCGCGGCAGGATTACGTGCGCACGGCACTCGCCAAAGGCCTCACACGCCGGGCGGTGATCGTGCGGCACATGGTGCGCAATGCCATGTTGCCGGTGGTCACGCTGCTCGGCCTGCAACTGGGTACGGTGCTCGGCGGCAGCATCGTCGTCGAAGCGGTGTTCAGCTGGCCCGGCATCGGTGGCGTGCTGTTCGACAGTGTGATGAGCCGAAATTACCCGGTCGTGCTCGGATTGCTGGTGCTGAGTTCGGCACTCGTCATCGTCGCGAACATCGCCGTCGATCTGCTCTACACGCGACTCGATCCCCGCATCCGGACACAGGCGTCCTGA
- a CDS encoding ABC transporter substrate-binding protein, whose protein sequence is MRNTRGMSRRHFLYRTAGGTLATAGATVAATVAGTTGWLISPTRAVAADAPGAAVPRRGGTLVASWGGLEPQALFVPGGGGSSPFMTSTKILERLLKIDEKLAFQPVLATDVRASADFKTYTVALRQNVRWHDGTPFTADDVVYNVQEHWKPISAGVALKALKRVSAVDAHTVKLEFTTPVPEFFFKSILAGQYQVVVPKHLYAGKDIITNPLNNTPVGTGPWKYGQWVRGSHVAYSRNEQYWNAAQPYPDKLIIRWWGDPASRAAALETGELAVAFSNPVPGREIERLVKTGKIVLDTKGYENAAWTVTVEFNQRREHVKRREVRQALLLAIDRKFIIDTIYFGRGKPAVSPIFRSNPLFFTDDVPKYPFDPAKANALLDAAGLPKKNGSRFTLNLVAAAWFEENAKLGQYLKQAFQDVGITVKLDSVDRATALKRIYSDYDYDIAVSNFTAPLELVPVVTQFFTTDGIVKGAAFRNATGYSNPAMDALVDRLTVETDNAKRKQLAHDFARLAATDVPLVPLVEMESFTLSRTNVRSATTSANVQGDALADVWLAS, encoded by the coding sequence ATGCGCAATACCCGGGGCATGTCCCGACGCCACTTCCTCTACCGCACCGCTGGCGGCACGCTCGCCACTGCTGGTGCCACTGTTGCTGCCACTGTTGCCGGCACCACAGGCTGGCTGATCTCGCCAACGCGTGCCGTGGCCGCCGATGCGCCGGGCGCTGCTGTCCCGCGTCGCGGCGGCACGCTCGTGGCCAGTTGGGGCGGGCTTGAGCCGCAGGCGCTGTTTGTGCCGGGCGGCGGCGGTTCCAGTCCGTTCATGACCTCGACCAAGATTCTCGAACGCCTGCTCAAGATCGACGAGAAGCTGGCGTTTCAGCCGGTGCTGGCGACCGACGTGCGCGCCTCCGCCGACTTCAAGACCTACACCGTCGCGCTGCGCCAGAACGTGCGTTGGCACGATGGCACGCCGTTCACTGCCGACGATGTCGTCTACAACGTGCAGGAACACTGGAAGCCGATCTCTGCGGGTGTCGCCCTCAAGGCGCTCAAGCGTGTGAGCGCCGTCGATGCGCATACCGTGAAGCTGGAATTCACGACCCCGGTACCGGAGTTCTTCTTCAAGTCGATTCTCGCCGGTCAGTATCAGGTCGTCGTGCCCAAGCACTTGTATGCGGGCAAAGACATCATCACGAACCCGCTCAACAACACGCCCGTCGGCACCGGCCCGTGGAAATACGGGCAATGGGTGCGCGGCAGCCACGTCGCCTATTCCCGCAACGAGCAGTACTGGAATGCGGCGCAGCCGTATCCGGACAAGCTCATCATCCGCTGGTGGGGCGACCCCGCATCGCGCGCTGCTGCGCTGGAGACCGGCGAACTCGCCGTGGCGTTCTCGAACCCGGTGCCCGGGCGCGAGATCGAGCGTCTGGTCAAGACCGGCAAGATCGTGCTCGACACCAAAGGCTATGAAAACGCCGCGTGGACGGTCACGGTGGAATTCAATCAGCGACGCGAACACGTCAAACGTCGCGAGGTCCGGCAAGCGCTGCTGCTCGCCATCGACCGCAAGTTCATCATCGACACGATCTACTTCGGGCGCGGCAAACCGGCGGTGTCGCCGATCTTCCGCAGTAACCCGCTGTTCTTCACCGATGACGTGCCCAAGTATCCGTTCGATCCGGCCAAGGCCAACGCGCTGCTCGATGCGGCCGGGCTGCCGAAGAAGAACGGCTCGCGCTTCACCCTCAATCTCGTCGCCGCCGCATGGTTCGAAGAAAACGCGAAGCTCGGCCAGTATCTGAAGCAGGCGTTTCAGGATGTCGGTATCACCGTGAAGCTCGATTCGGTGGACCGCGCCACGGCACTCAAGCGCATCTACAGCGATTACGACTACGACATTGCCGTGTCGAACTTCACCGCGCCGCTAGAGCTGGTGCCGGTGGTGACGCAGTTCTTCACGACGGACGGCATCGTCAAGGGCGCCGCGTTCCGCAACGCCACCGGCTATTCGAACCCGGCCATGGATGCGCTGGTCGACCGGCTCACGGTCGAGACCGATAACGCCAAGCGCAAACAGCTCGCGCACGACTTCGCCCGCCTGGCGGCCACCGATGTGCCACTGGTGCCGCTCGTCGAGATGGAATCGTTCACGCTCTCGCGCACCAACGTGCGCAGCGCCACGACCAGTGCCAACGTGCAGGGCGATGCGCTCGCCGACGTCTGGCTCGCGTCGTGA
- a CDS encoding PaaI family thioesterase, translating into MSTAVTPVTLSAEQVQQAFDKSTFIAWLGMRVTGIDHDAQTLDVEIPFQNAFERGSGTRQWHGGPLAAVIDTVGDFAVGMLVGRGLPTVNFRVDYLRPAIDTDLRAVARVRRLGKSIGVADVDLFNSQGALVAIGRASYATLPPA; encoded by the coding sequence ATGAGCACCGCCGTCACCCCCGTCACTCTCTCGGCCGAACAGGTTCAGCAGGCCTTCGACAAGTCGACTTTCATCGCGTGGCTCGGCATGCGCGTGACCGGCATCGACCACGACGCGCAAACGCTCGACGTCGAGATTCCGTTTCAAAACGCGTTCGAGCGCGGCTCCGGCACCCGTCAGTGGCATGGCGGCCCGCTCGCGGCCGTGATCGATACCGTCGGTGACTTTGCCGTGGGCATGCTCGTCGGCCGCGGTCTGCCGACGGTCAATTTCCGCGTGGATTATCTGCGCCCCGCCATCGACACCGATCTGCGCGCCGTTGCCCGCGTGCGCCGCCTCGGCAAGAGCATCGGCGTGGCCGACGTCGATCTCTTCAATTCGCAAGGCGCCCTCGTGGCCATCGGCCGAGCGAGCTACGCCACGCTGCCACCCGCTTGA
- a CDS encoding quinone oxidoreductase family protein, translating into MKAIVLREHGGNDALRLETDFPDPVAGDGEVVLRVRASSLNYHDVFTRRGMPGIKLPFPVIIGLDVAGEIASVGPGVDGWQVGERVLVDPINRVTGGLVGETTHGGLAELCRVPAHQLVRLPDAVSFDDAAALPVAYGTALRMMQRIGQVKAGERVLILGASGGVGVCAVQLAKLAGAEVIACAGSVEKGERLREIGADDIILYTEEDFVEVVRTRYGKAARRRGAGNNGGVDVVVNFTGGDTWTRSLRCLRQGGRILTCGATAGFDPKEDLRFIWTFELQVRGSNGWEREDLHELLDLVASGKLRVLVDKKWPLEQGADALASLENRQIVGKVLVAA; encoded by the coding sequence ATGAAAGCCATTGTCCTGCGTGAACACGGCGGCAACGACGCCCTCCGTCTCGAAACCGATTTCCCCGATCCCGTGGCCGGTGACGGCGAAGTGGTGCTGCGCGTGCGCGCCTCGTCGCTGAACTATCACGACGTGTTCACGCGTCGCGGCATGCCCGGCATCAAGCTGCCGTTCCCCGTCATCATCGGGCTCGACGTTGCTGGGGAAATCGCCAGCGTCGGCCCGGGCGTCGACGGCTGGCAAGTCGGTGAGCGCGTGCTCGTCGACCCGATCAATCGCGTAACCGGCGGCCTCGTGGGCGAGACCACCCACGGCGGTCTGGCCGAACTGTGCCGCGTACCGGCACACCAACTCGTACGCCTGCCGGACGCCGTATCGTTCGACGACGCCGCAGCGTTGCCGGTGGCCTATGGGACCGCACTGCGCATGATGCAGCGCATCGGGCAGGTGAAAGCCGGTGAGCGTGTGCTGATTCTCGGCGCCAGCGGCGGCGTCGGTGTGTGCGCCGTGCAACTCGCCAAGCTGGCGGGTGCAGAGGTCATTGCTTGCGCAGGCTCGGTCGAGAAAGGCGAGCGCCTGCGCGAAATTGGCGCGGACGACATCATCCTCTACACGGAAGAAGACTTTGTGGAAGTCGTGCGCACGCGCTACGGCAAGGCGGCACGCCGTCGCGGCGCGGGTAACAACGGCGGCGTGGACGTCGTGGTGAACTTCACCGGCGGCGACACGTGGACACGCTCGCTGCGCTGCCTGCGCCAAGGCGGCCGCATTCTGACGTGCGGCGCCACCGCCGGCTTCGATCCCAAGGAAGACCTGCGCTTCATCTGGACGTTCGAATTGCAAGTGCGCGGCTCGAACGGTTGGGAGCGCGAAGACCTGCACGAACTGCTCGACCTCGTGGCCTCGGGCAAGCTGCGCGTGCTCGTCGACAAGAAGTGGCCGCTGGAACAAGGTGCCGACGCCCTCGCCTCTCTGGAAAACCGCCAGATCGTCGGCAAGGTACTGGTGGCCGCATGA
- a CDS encoding M14 family metallopeptidase — translation MSQQPTWWQAFGVDYADARQRFRTAADHAGADLSTYVHPDAKAPDGSELSIDVARLGPARAPHQLLAISGTHGLEGGAGSAVQTAWLTHAAHSLPADVAVTFVHALNPYGFAHATRTTEHNVDLNRNFVDHAKPYPQNAAYATLHEHLIPLEWTTDGLAQSARTIDAFRAEQGADALFNTLASGQYTHPDGLIYGGQSREWSNVTLQTIIERDLSQAQRIGLIDWHTGIGEYGEPFFLCFNGEDSAEQREAARWWGAERVLDQRPHGLRRPDYQGLVFRGVEQFAKGRPVIGAVVEFGTRGSNASVANRLDQWLRSRAPAKPDALRDRQLRADVLDAFLPVSSVWRNSVLTHGLQITAQAIHGLASAPEAS, via the coding sequence ATGAGCCAGCAACCCACTTGGTGGCAGGCGTTCGGCGTGGACTATGCGGATGCGCGTCAGCGCTTTCGCACCGCGGCCGATCACGCGGGCGCCGACCTCAGCACGTACGTTCACCCGGACGCGAAAGCGCCTGACGGCAGTGAGCTGAGCATCGACGTCGCCCGGCTCGGCCCGGCTCGCGCACCGCATCAACTGCTCGCGATCAGCGGCACGCATGGGCTCGAAGGCGGCGCAGGGTCTGCCGTGCAAACGGCATGGCTCACGCACGCCGCCCACTCTCTGCCCGCCGATGTCGCCGTGACCTTCGTGCATGCGCTCAATCCCTACGGCTTTGCCCATGCCACGCGTACGACTGAGCACAACGTCGATCTGAATCGCAACTTCGTCGACCATGCCAAGCCGTATCCGCAGAACGCCGCTTACGCGACACTGCACGAGCATCTGATTCCGCTGGAATGGACCACTGACGGTCTCGCGCAGAGCGCACGCACCATCGATGCGTTTCGTGCCGAACAGGGTGCCGACGCCCTGTTCAATACGTTGGCGAGCGGCCAGTACACGCACCCGGACGGCCTGATTTATGGCGGCCAATCGCGCGAATGGTCGAACGTCACGCTTCAGACGATCATCGAGCGCGACCTGTCGCAGGCGCAGCGCATCGGTCTGATCGACTGGCACACGGGCATTGGCGAGTACGGCGAGCCGTTCTTCCTGTGCTTCAACGGCGAAGACAGTGCCGAACAACGCGAAGCCGCCCGCTGGTGGGGTGCAGAACGTGTGCTCGATCAACGGCCGCACGGTCTGCGCCGCCCCGACTATCAGGGGCTCGTGTTCCGTGGCGTGGAGCAATTCGCCAAGGGCCGCCCGGTGATCGGGGCCGTAGTCGAATTCGGCACGCGTGGTTCGAACGCCAGCGTCGCCAACCGGCTCGATCAATGGCTGCGCTCGCGTGCACCGGCCAAGCCCGACGCCTTGCGCGACCGTCAATTGCGCGCGGACGTGCTCGACGCGTTCCTGCCGGTGTCATCGGTGTGGCGCAACAGCGTGCTCACGCATGGCCTGCAAATCACTGCGCAGGCGATTCACGGACTGGCGAGCGCGCCCGAAGCCTCATGA